TTCGGGCGCCTTCATGAAAACGGTGGAAGACAGCTTCGAATTGGCCCGTGAGATGGTCAAAATCGGCGAGCGAATGGGCAAACGCACCGTTGCCTTCGTCACGGACATGAGTCAGCCGCTTGGATTTGCCGTCGGAAACGCGCTGGAGATCCAGGAGGCGATTGCAACGTTGCGCGGTCAAGGCCCCGAAGACCTGCACGAACTCTGCCTGACCCTCGGCAGTGCCATGGTGATGCTCGGCGGCAAAGCCGAGACCTTGGAAGAGGCCCGCACGCTGCTCGAAGCGACCATTACTTCCGGCAGCGCCCTGCGCAAGCTCCGCGAATTGGTCGTCGCCCAAGGGGGCGATGGCAGCCAAGTGGACCATCCCGAGACGCTGCCCGGTGCCCAACATTCGCAGGAATTGTTGGCCGACCGCGACGGATTTGTCGTGGACTTGGTGGCCCTGCAAGTGGGCCATGCCTCGATGTTGCTCGGCGCAGGCCGTGCGACCAAAGACAGCATCATCGACCTCGGGGCAGGCATTTTGCTGCACAAAAAGGTGGGCGATGCAGTAAGGAAGGGGGATTCGTTGGCGACGTTGTATGCGAATGATGGGGCGTTGATTGCGGGTGCGACGGAGGAATTGCGGCATGCGTATGTGCTGGGGGATGTGCGGGTGGATGCGCCTCGGTTGATTTTGGGACGGGTTTGAGGGTTTGGGGAATGGATTTTATCCACGATTGTGATGTGGTAGGGTCAGGTCGCGACCTGACCCTACCACAACATATACGGCGATTCAGGATGCGATTTGTTGTTTGGATTGCGTTGTTGCTGATGGTTTTGAGGCTGGCCAGGGTTGTGTGGGCTATTCTTCACAACAAGGCACATTTCCCAACTCTGACAAGTGATTGCCGAATTCAATTAATAAAGCAAATTAAAACTGATACCCAAAACCAATCTGCATCGTGAACATATTGGAATTAGGACGATTGGGGTAAAGATAAGAAGAGTATCTCGGCTGATGATAGGCATATCGGTAAAGATATTGTGTGAATCGTAGGTCTGCAGTCAATACAAAAT
The window above is part of the Bacteroidota bacterium genome. Proteins encoded here:
- a CDS encoding pyrimidine-nucleoside phosphorylase is translated as MRMVDLILKKREGEVLTTAEIQWMVKGFTSGEIPDYQVSALMMAIFFKGMEGEETQALVEAMIHSGDTIDLSGIQGIKVDKHSTGGVGDKTSIVLGPMVAAVGVPVGKLSGRGLGHTGGTLDKLESFTGFTIEMGMDAFIRNVNQIGIAIAGQTANLVPADKKLYALRDVTGTVENVSLIAGSIMSKKLAAGCDAIVLDVKTGSGAFMKTVEDSFELAREMVKIGERMGKRTVAFVTDMSQPLGFAVGNALEIQEAIATLRGQGPEDLHELCLTLGSAMVMLGGKAETLEEARTLLEATITSGSALRKLRELVVAQGGDGSQVDHPETLPGAQHSQELLADRDGFVVDLVALQVGHASMLLGAGRATKDSIIDLGAGILLHKKVGDAVRKGDSLATLYANDGALIAGATEELRHAYVLGDVRVDAPRLILGRV